The nucleotide window AGAGAGTCATAAGAGTGCTGGCAGCATCAGATTCTTTTTCTCTTCGCTTTCTTTTACCAGGACCCCAGTCTTCATCATCACTAACTTGCTCCAGCACAGGACCTTCCTTTCCAAACATTTCCTTTGATAAAAAAAGGATAAATCATCTACAGTGAAAATATGACCTTCACCTCATACAAGAGTAACAAGTGAGGAACTATTCCCCATAATTACCCATAACATAAAATCATTCTACTATAGACCAAACGAGATTCATATCCTAATATTACGCTATGATATGCACATTTAAAGAAGTTAACAATAACATGACCTATATGTCAAGCATCCAAAGGCGactatgaacaatacaacaAGAAGCAATTGACAAGACAACAGAACAagaatcaaaatttcattttgtatgTAAGTTTCCTTTCTTGGAACTCAGAATTCTCCTCATGCTGGACCCAAATGAGGCCTCCAGTTGAAGTTAAAGGTACAATTTGAAAAGGAATTCAATGTCAAATTCGAATTAGAAATGACATTATCCAAAAATCTTAcggaaattatttttattttctgttttcattttcAGACTGAGcttgttcttatttttatttttatttttccttttcatttcctGCTTAGGAAGAAAAGCCAGGATATTATGCATACTCACATCATATAACTTCTTATAATCAACACTACTTCTCTGTCTGCGGCCAGAAACAATATCTCCGTCGGTAGATTCATCAGAACCTACGCTGCCGTCAGTTGACAATTCATCATCTGATACATTTTCATCACTACCTTCCCTGCTGATGCTACAACTGTTTACATTCCTATCTGGATTATAATCATCGTCATCAGACTCATCTGAAGGCCATTCTTCATCTGGATTTAATAATAAATTCCCACCATCAGGAAAAGCAGCTTCTTCCTTGAAAACATCCTATCACGTGGATAGCCTTAGTTACacgaaatttaaaaaaaaaaaaaaatgtaccaaGGAAGAAAAAAGTTGACATTTCAAGATAATTCTGACATTCACTAACCTGCCAAGTACTATCCATGGAAAAGCAGGTCCCAAGATGAGCATTGACTACTTCTAGTATTTCCATTTTACACTCACAAAATTTGCAAAACCAGCCTTGATCTCCTCGAGGAACTGAAGATTGTCAATTAAACATCAGTAATTTTATCTAAGAAAGGTAATTGAATTGTCACCAAGAGGTCCAAAACAAATTCAGAAGAGatgaaacttactattttcagtATCCAAGGGAGGATCAAGACATTTTTGGTGGAACGCAGCATTGCATGTCCCATCACACAGTACAATATCATTGTCGGGGAAAGCTTCGTTCAACTTGCACTTCGCGCAGAATATCTAAAAAGTAACAAAAATTGGAACATTAATAGCAAGCCTAAAACTAGAGATAAAATGAATTTAATCACTTTATCAACAGTGTCAAACATATTTATTATATTATAACCTAGTCAAATATGCAACCAAGACAACGCAGGAAAACTTAGACTTAGGTATATATCAAAGACCTACATGCAAAATCATCTTCATTAGTCAAAAATCAGACATTAGTCAAAAACCTGTGTCAAAATTAGTTGATGATTCCACAAGGCTAGCCCATTCTTTAATTCAAAATTCGAaggatttttcaaaatttgaggCCAGTGACGGCTTATACATACATGTTCATGATAAACAGATCCATCTGGATCAATGACAGAGTCTGCAATGCTTCCCACTGAACCTAGTGAATGTAGCTGATGAATAGCATCACGGATTCCAAGCTTGCACTTCAAAATCTGATTCTCGGCTCTCTGTAGTTCTTTTTCTGGTTTAATCTTTTCTCGACTGTAGTAGgagtaaaaaattaaaagaattaaattAGTACAATTCTATATTTGTATTGATCATATAATTCACAGCATCACTTGACATCATAAAATGTGTAGGAGCTAAATTTTTCTTGTACCTCTGACCCTTCCAACCTTCACCAGAATAAGCATCAATCAGGTTCTGCtccaattttattttaattaacaGGTACCTTGTCCTCCTCTGCAAGCGAGCAGTTTCATCTACATCCACTTTATTCtttttgcttttcttctttcttctcctttttctaATTCTGGTTTCCCCATCGGCATTTTCCCCTTTCTCATCGGAGCCATCCTTTGAGAACTTTTCATTCTGAAGTTTCACTGAAGATGACTTGTTTGAATAATCTGCATCACATGCTTTATGTAATCCTTTTCTAGTTGTCAATTTCTTACTTGTGTCATTATTTTTTGTTCCCTTCCTTGACGAGTCAGCACTTCTTCTCTTCAACAAGGATGAAGCAATAGTCGTCTTGGATTTTGGTTTTACCTTTTTAACATGGGAAACTTTTCCGCCTTTCTTAAATTTTGCTGATGATAATAGCTTTGACAAAGGAGTTGAGTAATGAGATTTCCCAGACTCCTGAACAGATGATTTCTTTCCAAGACCACGCATTTTGCTGACCAATGTATGAATACTGAGAATTCAAGCACAAAATGGATAAGCATGGATTcggaaaatagaaaaaagttggAACATGGCAGCGAATAGAACTATAAATTGCTGGCATAAACATGTTTCATACACTTTGGCTACGAATTGAAATTCCAGAAAGAACTTTTGACACCTAAGTGAATAAAGTTAGCATAGTCTGATACTGAATAGATGAACAGCATATCAAAAGTATTAAAGAAACCAGCCACACGATCACTTAAACTTCCACTGTGCATATTGACGCGGTAGAAATGTGTACATTATAAGAACTCTTCTTTGAAAGGAAAGCAGAATGGCAATCAAAGTGTGACTCCCATTGTGGAAATTGAGATCATAAACCAATTTCGGGCAAAGCAATAGCAGACAAAGTAAGCAAATGATCATTCACAACTTTATCAACAGTATCACTATTGCTAATCAAAACTAAAGTATGGCACTGGATAATGACATTAAACGTTAAAGATCTCAATGATGATAAATCAAGACGATGATGACCCAATAAACTACAAACCACTATAAGCATTTTGTGATCACAACAAGGCAATTCAAAAGATACCCAGAAGGAATTCAACAGGAAACAACCAACATTGaattcaaaagcaaaagcacaAGAATTTAAAGAATGGTAAAGCTATAAATAATTGAAAAGCTCTCACCTGGAAGAGATTAGAGATCTGTCAACTCTTGGGTTCTGAAGCAGCTACAATACATGCTTATATAAACAAGACTACGAGTTCTTGAAACTCGTCGAGTAATTGATGGGTTTCGGGTTAAATGCTCATAgagtttcaaattttgaaacTTGTGGCTTTTgggcttcttgttcttcttctcaaCGATGCTCTCTGAGTGTCTCTGGTCAATGTTCGCCGACGATTTTGGTCTTCCCGAAGCTCCACCCAACAAAAGGGTGGGCTTTTAActcttatatatatgtgtgtttgtttggGAAAGAAAGAATGATCAAATAATCACGAGCAAGTTTATGATGAGAAGACAGAACAGGTTTCAGTTTGGaacttcattgataataagTAATACCAGAGGATTTGGGAGATGTATACTGTATTGCATTCAGGCGTGTGGATTAATGGGGCTTTGGATTTTACACACAAGCTAAATAAGTGTTGCAACTTTCAAACCCACCACCATTGTTGTTTGTGTTGTACACATACTTCTTCTAAATCGCTAATCATTAAGGtactaaatcaaatcaaatcaaatcaatagacgaacTAAATCTATCGATCATAAATCTTTCATGTTAATAAATGATAAATAACGATTATGAATACttttaacgattttcaatttagttgaaaatttacagaaataatCTATtcataaatatctaaacatctaacagttGATTTGCTGAAATGTATGTCTTACAACCATTAATTAAAAAGTCTTCATGAAGTCCTCATTTTAATAGTCCTTATTAAAAGTTCAACCATGTAAGTAAAGTGTCGACAATAGTTGGCTTGGTTTCGTAAGACCATTTTTTTCTCTAACAAAGTGTTAGAGATTTAAAGTTCAACTCCACTTTATCAATGAGTTGTagcttgttgttttttttttttttaaagttatgAATCTCACTAACATATAGATTATTTGGAGTGGGGATATTACAAAAAGTTAGACTCCTTCAATTTGATAGAAATTAAAATACTAACAAAATGTTGGTAAAGATTTAAAGTGAGTTACATTATTGGTGGGTTGTGGCTTGTTGATTCTTTTAAGTCATGAGTCTCATTGCCATATAGATTAAGTAGAGTAGAGATAAAAAGTTCGACtcctttttaaaatttttagttTGATAAAATTTTATTTACATTGTGCTTTTAAAATTTTTCGCACTAAATGGTTGTGGGTGTGTAATGTAGAATGAAACACTGATCAAgcatataaataattttttatgtgacaataaaaaatatatataaataaacattgGCTAATGGGCACATTAGCATTCTAGTTTCTATTGTTGCATTTTCACGTGGATACGACTTGAATGAGTCTATCTGAGACCATACTTGAAGAGGCTACAGAGTTCCTATGAATTGTAGCCAACACACAGAATTGGAGAAAGAGTGTGTAATGGCAAATATTTTGCAACTGTActgttaaaattttcaaaaattgacaaattttttttttttttttttttttttttgctttcaaaATCAGACCTTTTGGCTCTTACTGAATCATTCATTTGATTAAAGTCAAACTCAACCATGACAATTTGGTTTCGAGATGCTTTAAAACGAGTAGTGCTGTCAAATAATCCTAGATTGGAACCATCAGAGCCTGGTGGAATTGGATAATCAACAGGAGCAAGGAAAAAGACAAGTCCATCATATCAGCAAAATAGCCTAACCGCTAACCTCTTGTTAAAAGTGTCGATTGTGAAAGACAAATTACTACCGAAGTCGGCCAGTGACCCATTAGTAGAATCCCACAAACGTGGCCCGGCTAAGATggaatgcttctttggccaaaaaaaaaaaaaaaaagaagatggaatgctTCAAGCAACGTAGACAATGAAAAGTTGCCATACTGCTTGGAGAAATTGCAAGAAAACGCAAATGTAAATGATTTACATGTCTTAACTACCTTCCCATTAACGACCAATATATGGCCAGATAAAGTATCAAAATGAAGAAACATACGGCAACCCAATTCAGTATTGTAAACAAGAATACTGTCTTCTTCCTACATATGATATACTTATCCCATAAAAATCCAAATTCTAATTGAATTTCAAGGTATTTATAACATTCCACTCAGGGTACGTTAACCATTCAAGAAGCAGCTGAGAGATAAGAGCTGATCCAATCAAAACCAGGAATTGTAGGTTGTTACTCGGAGATACCTATATGCTTCTGAATTTGATGATCACGAATCAATAAACTAAAGAAGAAAGTGAATTTACATGGAAACTGTAGCAAACTTGTTAATCAAAACTTCATAGATATATTAAA belongs to Rosa chinensis cultivar Old Blush chromosome 4, RchiOBHm-V2, whole genome shotgun sequence and includes:
- the LOC112200718 gene encoding LOW QUALITY PROTEIN: pathogenesis-related homeodomain protein (The sequence of the model RefSeq protein was modified relative to this genomic sequence to represent the inferred CDS: deleted 1 base in 1 codon); translated protein: MRGLGKKSSVQESGKSHYSTPLSKLLSSAKFKKGGKVSHVKKVKPKSKTTIASSLLKRRSADSSRKGTKNNDTSKKLTTRKGLHKACDADYSNKSSSVKLQNEKFSKDGSDEKGENADGETRIRKRRRKKKSKKNKVDVDETARLQRRTRYLLIKIKLEQNLIDAYSGEGWKGQSREKIKPEKELQRAENQILKCKLGIRDAIHQLHSLGSVGSIADSVIDPDGSVYHEHIFCAKCKLNEAFPDNDIVLCDGTCNAAFHQKCLDPPLDTENIPRGDQGWFCKFCECKMEILEVVNAHLGTCFSMDSTWQDVFKEEAAFPDGGNLLLNPDEEWPSDESDDDDYNPDRNVNSCSISREGSDENVSDDELSTDGSVGSDESTDGDIVSGRRQRSSVDYKKLYDEMFGKEGPVLEQVSDDEDWGPGKRKRREKESDAASTLMTLYESERNPDAVPTEVKSKPTTDTHVRRSCFRIPRNAVEKLRQVFSENELPSKAVKDNLSKELGLDPEKVSKWFKNTRYLALKTRKAEGTKNLHTSASEINKESRYENVTGKAVDLMASDFEDASTETVVHSPRNIKKPSGESIQSH